In the Clostridium beijerinckii genome, one interval contains:
- a CDS encoding DHH family phosphoesterase, which produces MNWITMLKRLLKPGLLITILILLFAYNYTGIGIIILVIYFIDNFHQLNYYLEKESDFNQFIKSINKGISENALKSIYPLVLIKEDGEIVWYNNLFNTLKSDEENTEKNILSIARGINLDDFLKNENNLHQRLSIQNKLYDVYATLIETKNKKNLYLLSFNDITKLIDYETTQESVMLIEVDNFTEVIDKTDDNNRPLLVAEIERTINTYANNLKAMIKRYDTNKYVLSIQDKYIEDEIKHKFNIMEVISKIDKGNSIEITLSIGIGRGGMSPLENHNNANIAKELALGRGGDQVVVKTNDDIKFFGGNSKEIEKRTKVKARVIARALSELIRESSKVYIIGHKNPDMDCFGSAVGLASVVKQLGIGCKIILNNDITAIGYFLNKLNKESKYDDLFISVEEAKSDLDAQTLVIIVDVHNKSYVADLSLVDKVQRKVIIDHHRRSPDMIEHDILNYIEVYASSTSEMVTEIIQYMVDKPKLTRTEAEGLLAGIFMDTKGFSFKTGVRTFDAASFLKSLGADPIEIKKMFTDDLEDYLLIAETIKSAEVRDNTAIAITPKNIDTVIIAKAADELLNISGISVSFVLGEVNNDIYISGRSVGDINVQVVLEALGGGGHMNIAGVKISNKTIEEVIVELKEVMKKYLRIGE; this is translated from the coding sequence ATGAATTGGATAACTATGCTTAAACGTTTGCTTAAGCCTGGATTACTAATTACAATTTTAATACTATTATTTGCATATAATTATACAGGCATAGGTATAATTATCCTAGTAATCTATTTTATAGATAATTTCCACCAATTAAATTATTACTTGGAAAAGGAAAGTGATTTTAACCAATTTATAAAAAGTATAAATAAAGGTATATCAGAGAATGCATTAAAGTCAATATATCCATTAGTATTGATAAAAGAAGATGGAGAAATAGTTTGGTATAATAATTTATTTAACACTTTAAAATCAGATGAAGAAAATACTGAAAAGAATATTTTAAGTATAGCCAGAGGCATAAATCTAGATGATTTTTTAAAGAATGAAAATAATTTGCATCAAAGATTGAGCATACAAAATAAATTATATGATGTATACGCTACTTTAATTGAAACTAAAAATAAAAAAAATCTATACTTATTATCTTTTAATGACATTACGAAGCTAATAGATTATGAAACCACTCAAGAGAGTGTAATGTTAATAGAAGTAGATAATTTTACAGAAGTAATAGATAAAACCGATGATAACAACAGACCGCTTTTAGTAGCTGAAATAGAGAGAACAATAAACACATATGCCAATAACTTAAAAGCAATGATTAAAAGATATGATACCAATAAATATGTATTATCAATTCAAGATAAGTATATTGAAGATGAAATAAAACACAAGTTCAATATAATGGAAGTAATATCAAAAATAGATAAAGGGAATTCAATTGAAATTACTTTATCTATTGGTATTGGCAGAGGTGGAATGTCTCCACTTGAAAATCATAACAATGCTAATATAGCTAAAGAGTTAGCGTTAGGCAGAGGTGGAGATCAAGTTGTTGTTAAAACTAATGATGACATAAAGTTTTTTGGTGGAAATTCAAAGGAAATAGAAAAAAGAACTAAAGTAAAAGCAAGAGTTATAGCTAGAGCTTTGAGTGAACTAATTAGAGAGAGTAGTAAGGTTTATATAATAGGACACAAGAATCCTGATATGGATTGCTTTGGATCTGCAGTCGGATTGGCTAGCGTGGTTAAGCAATTGGGGATCGGGTGTAAAATTATATTAAATAATGACATTACTGCAATTGGATATTTCTTAAATAAATTAAACAAGGAATCTAAATATGATGATTTATTTATATCAGTAGAAGAGGCAAAAAGTGATTTAGATGCCCAAACACTAGTAATTATTGTGGATGTTCATAATAAGAGTTATGTTGCTGATTTATCGCTAGTAGATAAAGTTCAAAGAAAAGTAATAATAGATCACCATAGAAGAAGTCCTGATATGATAGAGCATGATATACTTAATTATATAGAAGTATATGCCTCATCTACATCAGAGATGGTAACAGAAATTATTCAGTATATGGTTGATAAGCCTAAATTAACAAGAACAGAAGCAGAAGGTTTGCTTGCAGGTATTTTTATGGATACAAAAGGGTTTTCTTTTAAAACTGGTGTCAGAACTTTTGATGCTGCATCGTTTTTAAAATCCTTGGGAGCAGATCCTATAGAAATTAAAAAGATGTTTACTGATGACCTAGAAGATTATTTACTTATTGCTGAGACTATAAAATCTGCTGAAGTAAGAGATAATACAGCTATTGCTATAACCCCTAAAAATATTGATACAGTAATTATAGCAAAGGCAGCAGATGAATTGCTAAATATATCCGGAATATCTGTAAGCTTTGTTTTGGGGGAAGTAAATAACGATATATATATAAGTGGAAGGTCAGTTGGCGATATTAATGTTCAAGTAGTGCTAGAAGCACTTGGCGGAGGAGGACATATGAATATTGCTGGAGTAAAAATATCAAATAAGACAATTGAGGAAGTAATTGTTGAATTAAAAGAAGTAATGAAAAAATACTTAAGGATAGGTGAATAA
- a CDS encoding MazG-like family protein — protein sequence MRKDNFNIMTNIKIIEDLKAQLLCIIGEFFRLLTKGNNVARDSILDCISGAIIILYILGDKLGYSLVDIDHNIKSKLDLGVRAEDQVEKEGKSLSKLKHYISNRRD from the coding sequence ATGAGAAAAGATAATTTTAATATTATGACTAACATTAAAATTATAGAAGATTTAAAAGCACAACTTCTTTGTATAATAGGAGAGTTTTTCAGACTATTGACAAAAGGTAACAATGTAGCCCGTGATTCTATTTTAGATTGTATTTCAGGAGCTATAATTATACTATATATTCTAGGTGATAAGTTAGGATATTCATTGGTAGATATAGACCATAATATAAAATCAAAATTAGATTTAGGGGTAAGAGCAGAGGATCAAGTTGAAAAAGAAGGTAAAAGCTTAAGTAAGTTGAAGCATTATATTAGTAACAGAAGAGATTAA
- the rpsR gene encoding 30S ribosomal protein S18, with amino-acid sequence MSREEGNNGRRPGGKMRRSRKKVCAFCVDKAEFIDYKDINKLRKYVTERGKILPRRISGTCAKHQRELTSSIKRARNIALLPFTTE; translated from the coding sequence ATGAGCAGAGAAGAAGGTAACAACGGTAGAAGACCTGGTGGTAAAATGAGAAGATCTAGAAAAAAAGTTTGTGCTTTTTGTGTAGATAAAGCTGAATTTATCGACTATAAAGATATAAATAAGCTTAGAAAATATGTTACAGAAAGAGGAAAGATTCTTCCAAGAAGAATTTCTGGAACTTGTGCTAAGCACCAAAGAGAATTAACATCTTCAATTAAGAGAGCAAGAAACATAGCATTATTACCATTTACAACAGAATAA